The following coding sequences lie in one Arabidopsis thaliana chromosome 3, partial sequence genomic window:
- a CDS encoding MIP18 family protein (Protein of unknown function (DUF59); CONTAINS InterPro DOMAIN/s: Protein of unknown function DUF59 (InterPro:IPR002744); BEST Arabidopsis thaliana protein match is: Protein of unknown function (DUF59) (TAIR:AT1G68310.2); Has 556 Blast hits to 556 proteins in 216 species: Archae - 0; Bacteria - 0; Metazoa - 242; Fungi - 137; Plants - 85; Viruses - 0; Other Eukaryotes - 92 (source: NCBI BLink).), with amino-acid sequence MDSVLTNKNPIIYPKRTRRYRTDQSSTDEFSSTNRIRDIKDPEHPELSLEDLNVLTEESVEVDDHKSYVRITFTPTLPHCHLPTHIGLCILVKLVQSLPARFKVDVRVAPGSHDKETTVNKQLGDKERVTAALENPELVALLNKMMQVC; translated from the exons ATGGATTCTGTATTAACCAATAAGAACCCAATTATTTATCCGAAGAGAACACGGCGTTATCGTACTGATCAGAGCAGTACCGATGAGTTTTCA TCTACAAATCGTATAAGAGATATCAAAGATCCAGAGCATCCTGAACTTTCTTTGGAAGATCTCAATGTTCTTACTGAAGAATCAGTTGAAGTTGATGATCACAAGAGTTACGTtag AATTACATTCACTCCAACTCTTCCTCATTGTCACTTGCCAACCCATATTGGTCTTTGCATCTTAGTCAAACTTGTGCAAAGCTTACCTGCTAGATTCAAG GTTGATGTGAGAGTAGCACCAGGGAGTCATGATAAAGAGACGACAG TCAATAAACAACTTGGGGATAAAGAACGTGTGACTGCAGCATTAGAGAATCCCGAGTTGGTGGCTCTGCTTAATAAAATGATGCAAGTGTGTTAG